In Uranotaenia lowii strain MFRU-FL chromosome 2, ASM2978415v1, whole genome shotgun sequence, one genomic interval encodes:
- the LOC129741835 gene encoding uncharacterized protein LOC129741835: MSTDDLRLLGKQERVIRCAVINIKDFVESCDVELNVRSLEMSLQQLDELRPKFIDLRMRTEVLLDAAADDFEELSQSSRDEEYTRVIMEFEKTVLALKNQIFSKIQSLGAVASKIEPANIPHHSKVKLPELKLPTFSGRIAEWITFRDTYKNLIHNDVGLSDIDKFTYLRTSLTGDALQEIASIEISSANYAIAWAALESVFENKKLLVMTHLDSLFALEPLRHENFDSLNKLVNGFEQSLQMLKKIGEEVEGWSTLLQYMLYKRLHPSTTRLWESHFNSKEVPKYSEMIAFLKSHCIVLQSVAPVRSTQPETRKFRTSSSYTGLQPTTNCPFCKESAHSAFKCSRFSKMSIGERVEAVKRNSLCFNCLSPQHIARSCTRGKCQHCGQHHHSLLHANSSTTANQYSKSTTKVFTKFNQPQNLKSQTQPNQSNQTQTGSSTNQPTQIRPIPTPPQNASSIQSLNPATDIPSTSYPTFSTKHCTPHNVLLSTAVVRVADQFGKITLARALLDSGSQRCYMSEKLSQMLQFRRSRENLSISGIGGSRSSSTQVVFAEISSRMSDFSRLLKFHVLPQVAVNLPAKTIDICKWNLPVEIQLADPTFNESQAIDMIIGAEIFFDLLVRDDQMKLGEHGPTLQNTYLGWIIAGGIPEEAVCLLNVPSDAINRIEVELARFFELESCRTNSTLSLEESACETHFVKTTTRGKNGRFVVQLPKKPFMINRLGESKARALRRFGALERRLSSDPVLKQLYTDFIDEYLRLNHMRKLSPVEEDDASTVAYYLPHQPVLKPDSTTTKLRVVFDASAATSSGVSLNETLMVGPTVQEDLFSIMLRFRLRKYAITGDIEKMYRMIDVDPIDHNLQRIFWRSSITEPIRTFVLTTVTYGTSPAPYLATRCLKMLADENESTYPHASDAIHHNFYVDDALLSVDSLETGNKTIGELIALLGSAGMNLRKISSNCVEILDSVPPYLRDERLSQQFQGSGSVKTLGLTWQPRPDIFRFVVPQWNNSSEMNKRTILSDFAKLFDPLGLVGPVIVQAKIFLQDLWKSKLSWEEILPEESTNWWLTYRRNLEELAHLEVPRWVAFGRDTISVELHSFCDASEKAYGACIYLRCTSFSGEVTVSLLTAKSRVAPLDDLKRKRKKTTIPRLELSSALTCAHLFEKVNQSIKITSQHFFWTDSMIVKCWLSSPPSRWDTFVANRVSEIQHTTRSGIWNHVAGCENPADVLSRGATPEQLSSNQGWWQGPPWLQLDRSSWPKSTQFAPEDFDTTLLEERTVSTPAQIVEPNPIFALRESLSDLIRITALMLRYVHNLRNRENHRTGFLSFQEREEALLKLVSLAQQESYPEEIEELKKSGSVKSSSKIKNLTPRLSNGLLVVGGRLRNAELSVGRKHPLILSNHHPLTETIVAFYHLKYLHAGQELVISSLRERFWPVQVRNLVRRVIHRCVKCYRVKPKVHEQLMGDLPPERVVEALCSSVLAWTIVAHSAFNTHNGKLAL; encoded by the coding sequence atgtcGACCGATGATTTGCGACTGCTTGGCAAGCAGGAGCGTGTGATACGATGTGCGGtgataaatataaaagattttGTGGAATCATGTGATGTGGAATTAAATGTTCGTTCTTTAGAAATGAGTCTACAGCAGCTAGATGAGTTGAGGCCAAAGTTCATTGACCTTAGAATGCGAACCGAAGTACTTTTGGATGCAGCTGCGGATGATTTTGAAGAGCTCTCCCAATCAAGTCGTGACGAGGAGTATACTCGGGTTATAATGGAGTTCGAAAAAACTGTGCttgcattaaaaaatcaaattttttcgaaaattcaatccCTAGGTGCAGTTGCTTCAAAGATTGAGCCAGCTAATATTCCCCATCATTCAAAAGTGAAACTCCCAGAGCTCAAACTGCCTACATTTAGCGGACGAATAGCAGAATGGATCACCTTCAGGGACACCTACAAGAATCTTATCCACAACGACGTGGGTTTATCAGATATTGATAAATTCACGTATCTTCGGACGAGTCTTACCGGAGATGCGTTGCAAGAAATAGCATCGATTGAGATTTCGTCTGCAAACTATGCGATAGCCTGGGCAGCCTTGGAAAGTGTGTTCGAGAATAAGAAGCTTCTGGTTATGACACATTTAGATTCTCTTTTTGCTTTGGAACCACTTCGTCATGAGAATTTCGACTCCCTCAACAAGCTGGTAAACGGTTTCGAACAAAGCCTCCAAATGCTTAAGAAAATTGGAGAAGAAGTTGAAGGATGGAGCACTTTGCTTCAATATATGCTGTACAAACGACTACATCCTAGCACCACTCGTCTATGGGAATCGCATTTTAACTCAAAAGAGGTTCCGAAATATTCTGAAATGATCGCTTTTCTTAAGAGTCACTGCATCGTTCTTCAATCTGTTGCTCCAGTTCGATCGACTCAGCCTGAAACAAGGAAATTTCGCACATCATCCAGCTACACAGGACTTCAACCAACCACCAACTGTCCATTCTGCAAGGAATCAGCCCATTCTGCATTCAAGTGTTCCAGATTTTCGAAGATGTCCATCGGCGAACGAGTGGAAGCTGTTAAACGTAATTCGCTGTGCTTTAACTGCCTCTCACCTCAACACATAGCTCGTTCTTGCACTCGAGGGAAGTGCCAACATTGTGGACAACACCACCACTCGTTGTTACATGCAAACTCATCGACCACCGCGAATCAATATTCGAAGTCAACAACTAAAGTTTTCACCAAATTCAACCAACCTCAAAACCTTAAGTCGCAAACCCAACCAAACCAATCGAATCAAACACAGACTGGCTCCTCAACAAATCAGCCCACACAAATTCGCCCAATTCCCACACCTCCTCAAAATGCAAGTTCCATTCAATCACTAAATCCCGCCACAGACATTCCCAGTACAAGCTATCCCACATTTTCTACGAAACATTGCACCCCACACAATGTACTTTTATCCACGGCTGTTGTACGCGTTGCTGACCAATTCGGAAAAATCACGCTAGCTAGAGCGCTTCTGGATTCCGGCTCTCAACGCTGCTACATGTCGGAAAAACTTTCTCAAATGCTGCAATTTAGAAGAAGCCGTGAAAATTTATCTATTTCCGGCATTGGTGGTTCACGGTCCTCCTCAACTCAAGTTGTATTTGCTGAAATCAGTTCACGCATGTCAGATTTCTCCAGGTTGTTAAAATTTCACGTTTTGCCTCAAGTCGCTGTCAACCTTCCCGCAAAAACCATTGATATTTGCAAGTGGAATTTGCCTGTTGAGATTCAGTTAGCTGATCCCACCTTCAATGAGTCGCAAGCAATTGATATGATCATCGGTGCCgagatattttttgatttgCTGGTTCGAGATGATCAGATGAAGCTAGGAGAGCATGGTCCAACCCTTCAAAACACATATCTTGGTTGGATAATCGCTGGTGGTATTCCAGAAGAAGCAGTTTGTCTGCTGAACGTTCCTTCAGATGCCATAAATAGAATTGAAGTCGAACTTGCACGTTTTTTCGAATTGGAATCATGTCGCACCAATAGCACACTTTCGTTAGAAGAGTCAGCATGTGAGACGCATTTTGTTAAAACGACAACGCGTGGAAAGAACGGAAGATTCGTCGTTCAACTCCCCAAAAAACCGTTCATGATCAATCGACTAGGAGAGTCCAAGGCAAGGGCACTGAGAAGATTCGGAGCACTAGAGCGACGACTTAGTTCTGATCCAGTCCTGAAGCAACTCTACACGGATTTCATCGATGAATATTTGCGACTGAATCACATGCGGAAACTGTCTCCAGTCGAAGAAGATGACGCGTCAACTGTTGCGTACTATTTACCACACCAACCTGTATTAAAGCCTGATAGCACGACGACTAAGCTTCGCGTAGTTTTCGACGCCTCGGCAGCGACAAGTAGCGGTGTTTCTCTGAACGAGACTTTGATGGTTGGTCCGACTGTCCAGGAAGACCTTTTCTCGATTATGCTGCGTTTTCGTCTTCGGAAATATGCCATAACAGGTGACATCGAGAAAATGTATCGCATGATCGACGTCGACCCTATCGATCATAATCTTCAGCGCATTTTTTGGAGAAGTAGCATAACTGAACCCATTCGAACTTTCGTCCTAACCACGGTTACGTATGGTACGTCGCCGGCACCTTATTTGGCCACTCGCTGTCTTAAAATGCTTGCCGATGAAAACGAATCCACGTATCCTCATGCATCTGACGCCATTCATCACAATTTTTACGTCGACGATGCATTGCTCAGCGTCGACAGTCTTGAGACAGGAAACAAGACCATAGGTGAACTTATAGCTCTTTTGGGATCTGCCGGAATGAATCTGCGTAAGATCAGCTCCAATTGTGTGGAAATCCTCGATTCCGTTCCACCCTACCTTCGAGATGAACGCCTTTCGCAGCAGTTCCAGGGTTCAGGTAGCGTCAAAACTTTAGGCCTCACTTGGCAGCCTCGCCCAGACATCTTTCGCTTCGTCGTTCCTCAATGGAATAATTCTTCTGAGATGAACAAGAGAACCATTTTGTCTGACTTCGCAAAACTCTTCGATCCTCTTGGCCTGGTTGGCCCCGTAATCGTCCAGGCTAAGATATTTCTCCAGGATCTTTGGAAATCAAAGCTTTCCTGGGAAGAAATCCTCCCCGAAGAGTCAACAAATTGGTGGCTGACTTATCGACGCAACTTAGAGGAATTAGCACATCTTGAAGTGCCGCGATGGGTAGCTTTTGGCAGAGATACGATATCCGTGGAGTTGCATTCTTTTTGTGACGCATCAGAAAAAGCGTACGGCGCTTGCATCTATTTGAGGTGCACATCTTTCAGTGGAGAAGTTACTGTTTCGTTGTTGACGGCTAAATCTCGTGTTGCTCCGCTGGATGACCTCAAAAGGAAGCGCAAAAAGACCACCATACCCAGGCTAGAATTGTCCTCGGCCCTGACGTGTGCCCATTTGTTCGAGAAGGTTAACCAAAGCATCAAAATAACCAGCCAACATTTCTTTTGGACTGACTCGATGATTGTTAAATGTTGGCTATCATCTCCACCATCCCGATGGGACACCTTTGTGGCCAACAGGGTCTCAGAAATCCAGCACACCACACGGTCTGGCATTTGGAACCACGTCGCTGGCTGCGAGAACCCCGCAGATGTTTTATCCCGAGGAGCTACCCCTGAACAGCTTTCGTCGAACCAAGGCTGGTGGCAAGGCCCGCCATGGTTGCAATTAGATCGGAGTAGCTGGCCAAAATCTACTCAGTTTGCACCCGAAGATTTCGACACCACATTGCTGGAAGAACGAACAGTTTCGACACCCGCTCAAATCGTCGAGCCAAACCCAATATTTGCTTTGCGTGAATCTTTATCAGACTTGATCAGGATAACAGCGCTCATGCTACGATACGTGCACAACTTAAGAAACCGTGAAAATCATCGTACAGGTTTCCTGAGCTTTCAAGAACGAGAAGAGGCCCTTTTGAAATTGGTTAGTCTGGCTCAACAAGAAAGTTATCCTGAAGAAATTGAAGAGCTGAAGAAAAGCGGATCCGTCAAATCTTCGTCGAAAATTAAGAATCTTACCCCTCGATTAAGCAACGGACTTCTTGTCGTCGGTGGCCGGCTCAGAAATGCTGAACTTTCTGTCGGTCGCAAACATCCCTTAATTCTAAGTAATCATCATCCGTTGACGGAAACCATCGTCGCCTTCTATCACCTCAAATATCTCCACGCTGGGCAAGAGTTAGTGATATCAAGCCTCCGAGAAAGATTCTGGCCTGTCCAGGTGAGAAATTTAGTTCGTCGAGTTATCCACAGATGCGTCAAATGCTACAGAGTGAAGCCGAAAGTTCATGAGCAGCTGATGGGAGATTTGCCCCCTGAACGTGTCGTCGAGGCCCTGTGTTCCAGCGTGTTGGCGTGGACTATTGTGGCCCATTCAGCATTCAATACCCACAACGGAAAGCTCGCCCTGTAA